Part of the Virgibacillus necropolis genome, GGACAGTATTACGGACGGGATCAAGTCCCACGGGCGCGAGCGTCCTACCCCGGCTTCCTCAAGCATAAAAACCTATTAAGAATAGGTCAACCAGAAATGACTGGTTAACCATATAATACGATCGGACGCAATAGCTGAAGATTGATGTAATGTAAAGGTCTTCAGCTTTTCCCTACTTACGAAAGGTCAATTTATTGAATAGAAGTGATATTTGTTTTGCGAAAATGTGTAAACTGCAATAAACAATCTAGTTGGTATAAGATCTATAAATATTTTTTGTGGTTACATAATAAATCAATTGAATGTGATAACTGTGGTGCAGAACATAAAATATCCATTCCTGGAAGGTTTGCTTTTGTATCCTTGACTGTTATACCAGCAATAATATTTATGAATTACCTTTCGCCCTTTGGCAATTTTTTTGTGACTCTTGGAATAGGAATTGTTATTTTAACTGTGGGTTCTTTGTTGACGCCATATTTCGTTGAATTCAAAGAGGCTGTATGACTTTAATATTATTTATTGCTCTTTGTTTCCGATAAGATGAGGTTAACTGGGAAATTACTTCATATTTTCAAAAGGAAAATTAAAATATAACAAAATAAAGGTTGTAATCGGAATACCTAACAACCATGCCCACAGTGGTCGGCTGTGGTGGAGACGTAATATGGGGAACATGACACAATTAAAGAGAACAGACCAAAAAAAATTCCAGCCATTATGATAAGTCGTTAACCCGAATTGAATCGCAATAAATTCAGTCAAACTAAACATGAAAACCCAAAATGTCATGTGAACTATCTGTACTATCCACTTTTTTGGGTAATTAGAAAGGAAAATCAATACAACAGGTGGAAACATGACAAAAACAATTAAAAACTCAGTCAATGTATGATTTGGTAAAACAAATGATTCTTCAAACCTCCACAGTGAATGGTTGTACATTAAAATGCTACTAAAAAGGTTCAAACAGATCATAAATAGGATGGTTGGATAGTACTGCTTCCAATTTCTCCAGTCACTCCAAAAAAAGGCGGATATAATAAAAATTATAGGCTGAATCACCTGGAGAAAGATTGAGCTAAGAATATATCCCATATATTCACACTCCAATGGCTAGTTATTTTGCTTATATCTTGCTAATGTACCGAGTGGATAAGTATGCCTGTAAGTAGGACAGCAGGCTCCTTTCGTCCATGTCTATGTGTGATATTCAATGGATATCAGTATACTTCTCAAAAGTATTTCAATGATTGTTAATACGGAAATATATAATACACCTTGCAGGAGGATTCCAAAATATCTTGAATGATAAGTAGTCGATAAAAATAAATATTAACAATTGGAAACTAAAGGTATTCAAAAAGAAAGCTGAAACCGAAATGGTCATCCAAAAACTTTACAGGGTAATGAAGCATATTTTCCTCTACAACAATGGCACCAATAAGGATTGAAAAATAAGAGGTCAATAAATAAACTAAAATCCATTCTTTAAAAGGTAGCTTTCTTATGCTAAAACACAATAGTGCAATGCCGATCAATAAAAATGCCCACAAAATAACGCTTTCCATGGATCAATTCGGCTCCCTCTTCCAACTGACTTGCTATCCACCATACATTATAGCCAAGATGAACATCTTTATAATCCTTCATTTTTCGAATTTCCCGTTTGTATAAATCGATCGGCTATTACCTTGTATTCAATTGTTATCTGGTCGAAGACATTCTCGAAATGATTTTCCCAAAGATACGGGTTGGGTATTATTACGAAAGGGCCATATAGTAGAAGATCAATAGAAACTTTTCAGAAGGAAATTGAAATTGCAATTATGCTCGTGTTTTTCAAATAACGGTTTAGATTAGTAGAATAAGGGATCCTTAAAAATGCTACACTTAATGTAATTTAAATAAGGAGGTCATTCTAATGATTCTACATCTAAGCATAAGCAAATTTTACACTGATACTAATTTTTTGGTAATTGATAAATAACTGATAGAGGGGTATTAAATGCATACTATCAACGAAGGCTTAGTTAGAAAATTAATAAATAAACAATTCCCGGAATGGTCAAAATTAGAAATCAGACCTGTTAAAAACAGCGGAAATGATAATAGAACGTTTCATTTAGGCGATCATATGAGTGTAAGGTTACCAAGTGCTGAATGTTATGTTCCTCAAGTGGAGAAAGAGCAAAAATGGCTACCAAAATTATCAAAAGAACTTTATTTACCTATTTCAACACCTATAGCAAAAGGGAACCCTAGTGAGGAATACCCATTCCCATGGTCTGTCAACAAGTGGTTAGAGGGAGAGACATTGACTCTAGAAAATATTAATGATCCTAACCAATTTGCAAGAGAATTGGGAGCATTTTTAATTGAATTCCAATCTATTGATGCTAGTGGTGGTCCCTTAGCGGGGCAACATAATTTTTATAGGGGCGGAGATATTGCTGTTTACAATCAAGAGTCCAGAGATGCAATTGAACAAAATAAAGATACACTAAACGCTCCATTATTGAACGAGATTTGGGAACTTGCATTAGATTCAAAATGGGCAGGAAATTCAGTTTGGGTTCATGGCGATATAGTACCTGGTAATATTCTAGTTAAAAATGGGGAGCTTTATGCCATTATTGATTTCGGAATTTTAGGAGTAGGAGACCCATCTTGTGACGCTGCCATGGCATGGACTTTTTTTGATGATAATAGTAGAAAAATATTCAAAGCTGCATTAAATATGGATCAAGAAACTTGGAACAGAGCAAGAGGATGGGCTT contains:
- a CDS encoding TIGR04104 family putative zinc finger protein, with product MIFVLRKCVNCNKQSSWYKIYKYFLWLHNKSIECDNCGAEHKISIPGRFAFVSLTVIPAIIFMNYLSPFGNFFVTLGIGIVILTVGSLLTPYFVEFKEAV
- a CDS encoding CBO0543 family protein, whose amino-acid sequence is MGYILSSIFLQVIQPIIFIISAFFWSDWRNWKQYYPTILFMICLNLFSSILMYNHSLWRFEESFVLPNHTLTEFLIVFVMFPPVVLIFLSNYPKKWIVQIVHMTFWVFMFSLTEFIAIQFGLTTYHNGWNFFWSVLFNCVMFPILRLHHSRPLWAWLLGIPITTFILLYFNFPFENMK
- a CDS encoding CBO0543 family protein translates to MESVILWAFLLIGIALLCFSIRKLPFKEWILVYLLTSYFSILIGAIVVEENMLHYPVKFLDDHFGFSFLFEYL
- a CDS encoding aminoglycoside phosphotransferase family protein, producing MHTINEGLVRKLINKQFPEWSKLEIRPVKNSGNDNRTFHLGDHMSVRLPSAECYVPQVEKEQKWLPKLSKELYLPISTPIAKGNPSEEYPFPWSVNKWLEGETLTLENINDPNQFARELGAFLIEFQSIDASGGPLAGQHNFYRGGDIAVYNQESRDAIEQNKDTLNAPLLNEIWELALDSKWAGNSVWVHGDIVPGNILVKNGELYAIIDFGILGVGDPSCDAAMAWTFFDDNSRKIFKAALNMDQETWNRARGWALWKALITYNWNKHSNKVIAEESYNIINTIEGDYEVEKTLK